GGACCGCCTGGTCGAGCGCGCTGCCGCGGTCGAGCTGCTCGAGCTGCTGCGCCAGATCGACGAGGAGCGGCGTCAGCTCGACCCCGCCCAGCGCGGCCGGCGCGCCCTTCACCGCGAAGGCGTCCCCGCCGAAGGGCTCGACGTCGAGGCCGAGCGCCCGCAGCTCGTCGATCGCCCCCTCCACCGCCCGCGCCGGGCCGGGCGGCAGGGTCACCACCTCGGGCACGAGCAGCGGCTGGACCGGGAGGCGCCGCGCCCGCCAGGCCTCCCGCAGCCGCTGGAAGAGGAGGCGCTCGTGGCTGGCGTGCTGGTCGATGACGACCAGCGCACCGCCCGGCGCCTCGCACAGGAGGTAGGTCCGGGCGTGCTGCCCGACGTAGCGCAGCGACCCGAAGTAGCCCGCCGCGCGCGCGGGCTCGCCGGCCGCGGCCGGCAGCGGGAACGCGAAGGAGGTGTTCGAGCCCGGCAGCGGAGGCGGCGGCCCGCCGTGCAGCGCCCGCGCCTCGGCCAGCACCGACGCGACGAGCGCCGGCGCCTCGGCCGCCGTCGGGACGGCCACGGCTCCGTCCGGCGCGGTCGCGCCTCCGGCCCCTGGCCCGTCGCTGGGGCCGGCGGCCTCTGCCGGGCGGTGCCGCAGCCAGGGCGCGGTGCGGAGCGCCTCCGCGACCGTGTGGAAGAGCGCGTCCTGGACGGCGCGCGCCTCGGCGAAGCGCACCTCGAGCTTCTGGGGGTGCACGTTCACGTCGACGCGATCGAGCGGCAGCTCGATGAAGAGGAGGCCCGCCGGGAACCGGCCCTGCGGGAGCGTGCCGGCGTAAGCGCGCAGCACGGCGTGCGAGGCGGCCCGGTCGCGGACGTACCGTCCGTTGACGAAGAGGTACAGCGCCCGGCTGGTGGCCTCGCTGTGGTCGGGCGCCGTGAGCACGCCGCGGATCCGCACCTCCCCGCGCTCGCCGGACAGCTCGAGCAGGTGCCGCGCGGCCTCGCGACCCAGCGCCGCGACCGCGCGCTCCCGGAGCGCGGCCCCGGCCGGCGAGCCGAGCGCGACCCGCCCCGCCGAGCGGAGCGTGAAGCCCACCTCCGGGTGCGCCAGCGCCACCCGGAGCACCGCCTCGCTCACGTGCCCGGCCTCGCTGGCGGGAGCGCGCATGAACTTCCGGCGCGCCGGCGTGTTGAAGAACAGGTCCCGCACCTCGATGGTGGTGCCGCGCGGGCGGGCCACCGCCCCGCGCTCCACGAGCCGCCCGCCCTCCAGCACGAGGCGCGTGCCGGGCGCGCCCTCGGCGCCGTCGCAGGTGTCGAGCCGCATCCGCGCCACCGAGGCGATGGCCGGGAGCGCCTCGCCGCGGAACCCGAGCGTCGCGATCGCCTCCAGCCCGGCCGCGTCCCGGAGCTTGGAGGTGGCGTGGCGCTCGAGCGCGAGCAGCGCGTCGTCGCTCGACATCCCGCAGCCGTCGTCGGTGACGCGCACGAGGGCGAGCCCGCCCTCCTCGACCTCCACCTGCACCTGCCGGGCGCCCGCGTCGAGCGCGTTCTCGACCAGCTCCTTCACGACCGAGGCGGGCCGCTCGACCACCTCGCCGGCGGCGATCTGGTTCACCAGCCCGGGAGGGAGCACCTGGATGACGCGGGGCACGGCCCGTTCTAGCACGACGTGCCGCAGGCCCGATCTCACCGTTTGACGCCCCGGGCACGGGCCGGTATAGGCGGGCGCATGGCCGCACCGAAGACCGGCAAGAAGCGGGCGGCGAAGAAGCGGCGCCCCGCCGCGGCCCGCGCCCCGCGGCCGGCGCTCGGGAACGACCCGTTCGAGCGCGGGGCCGCGGTGCGGCCGGCGGTGGCTGGGGCGGCGCCGGACCGGGCGGCGAGGCTGGGCGAGGTCTCGACCCCGAACCCGACCCCGAACCCGACCTCGACCTCGACCGCGACCTCGACCGCGACCTCGACCGCGACCGGGAGTCCGACGGCATCCGGGACCTCGGCGCCGGTGGCGGCCACGACCGCTGCCCGTCGGGCTCCGGCGCCGGCCGCGCCCCACGGCGTGGGGGCGGCGGTGGAGGCGGTGCGCGAGCGCCTCGACGCGGTGGAGCAGCGGCTGGAGTCCGCCGCGGGCGGGGCGGCCGAGCGGCTGCGCGACCTCGCTCGCCAGGAGGCCGCCGGCCAGCTCGCGCGCGACCTGGGGCAGGCGCTGGCGGGGCTCCTGCCGGCGCTGCGGGAGCGGCTCGCCGGGCTGGCGCAGCTGCGTTCCCTGCTCTCCGGCCCCGGCGAGCTCGACTTCTTCGGGATGGACCGGGAGCTGGCCGCCCGCGCCGCGCCGGTGCTCGACTTCCTGTACGGCACCTGGTGGCGGGTCGAGGTGCGCCAGATCGAGCACGTCCCCAGCGAAGGGCCGGTGATGGTGGTGGCGAACCACGGCGGCGCGCTGGCCTGGGACGCGCTGGTGCTGCGGATGGCGCTGGCGCGCGAGCACCCCGCCCGCCGCGACCTCCGGCCGCTGCTCGACGACCCGGCCCTCAAGGCCCCCATCTTCGGCAGCGCCTCGACGCGGCTCGGCGCCGTGCCGGCCACGCCCGAGAACGCGCTCCGCCTCCTGGGCGCCGGCACCGCGGTGGCGGTGTTCCCGGAGGGCAGCCGCAACGCCGGCCGCCCCTGGACGCAGCGCTACCGCGTCGAGCGCTTCGGCCGCGGCGGCTTCGCCCGCATCGCGCTCCGCGCCGGGGCCGCCGTCGTCCCCTGCGCCATCGTGGGCAGCGAGGAGACGAGCGCGCCCTTCGCGCGGCCGGGCTGGCTGGCCGAGCGGCTCGGGATCCCGTTCCTCGGCAGCTCGGCCTCCCTCCCCCTCGCGCCGCTCGGGGTCCTCCCCTTGCCGTCGCGCTGGTCGCTGCGCTTCGGCGAGCCCATCCCGGCCGGCGCCGCCGACGCCGCCGCCTCCGAGGACCAGGCCCAGGTGCTCGCCCTGACCGAGCGCACCCGCGCCTCCCTGCAGCAGCTGCTCGACGAGGACGTGGCGGCGCGCAGATCAGTGTATCTCTGAGGTGCGGCCCCTCTCCTCCGGTGGGGAGAGGGTGAAGTGACAGGTGTTCGGCGTCGGTCACCCTCAGCCGGCGCTGAACCGCGCACCGATCCCCTCCCCTTCGCTCCTTGCACGCCCGTTCGCGGCCAGGTGCTCGAGCAGCAGGTGAACCGTCTCGACCTCCGGCTCGCCGAGCGCGGCCGCGAGCTCCTCCGAGGTCCGCGGCGTGGGCCCGAGCGCGCCGACGACCCGCGCCTGGAGCGCCAGCACCGCCGCCGCGGCCTTCTTGCCCGCCTCGACGCCGGGCTGGTGGTAGGCGTTCACGCCCACCATCGACGCGTACAGGCCGACCGCCCGCTCGAAGAGCGCGACCAGCGCCCCCACCGACCGCGCGTCCACCCGCCGGACGGTGATCGTCACCGAGCCGCGGCCGCCCTCGGCCAGGGCGGCGCGCGTGCCGAGCAGGAAGCCGTGCAGGTAGTCACCCGCGGTCACGCCGGGCTCCACCTCCGCCGGCGCCCCGCCCGACTCGAGCACGCGCACGAACACGGCGAAGAAGTCGTCCGCCCCGTCCCGCAGCTGCTGCACGTAGGCGTGCTGGTCGGTCGACCCCTTGTTCCCGTAGACGGTGAGCCCCTGGTCCACCCGCCGTCCGGCGAGGTCGAGCCGCTTGCCGAGCGACTCCATCACGAGCTGCTGCAGGTAGCGGCTGAAGAGGAGGAGCCGGTCCTTGTACGGCAGGACCACCATCGCCTTCGCGCCGCCCTTCCCGCCGGTGGCGAAGAGCCAGGAGAGCGCCAGCGCCGCGGCGGGGTTGCGCCGCGGGTCGTGGACGCGGGTCGCCTCGTCGCAGCGCCGCGCCCCCTCGAGGAGCCCCTCGACGTCGAGCCCCTGCAGCGCCGCCGGGAGGAGCCCCACCGCCGACGTCTCGCTGGTACGCCCCCCGACCCAGTCCCACATCGGGAAGCGCGCCAGCCAGCCCTCGCGCCGCGCCAGCTCGTCCATGGGCGAGCCGGCCTGGGTGATCGCCACCGCCTGCGGCCCGAGCGCGAGCCCGACCGCGTCGAGGGCGGCGCGCGCCGCCAGCATGCCGTTGCGCGTCTCCGGCGTCCCGCCGCTCTTCGAGGTGACCACCACCAGCGTCTGCCCCAGGCGCGGGCCGATCGCGCCGAGCACGCGGGCGAAGCCGTCCGGGTCGGTGTTGTCGAGGAAGTGCGGCCGGAGCGGGTCGCGCGCCGGGT
This Anaeromyxobacter diazotrophicus DNA region includes the following protein-coding sequences:
- the mutL gene encoding DNA mismatch repair endonuclease MutL — its product is MPRVIQVLPPGLVNQIAAGEVVERPASVVKELVENALDAGARQVQVEVEEGGLALVRVTDDGCGMSSDDALLALERHATSKLRDAAGLEAIATLGFRGEALPAIASVARMRLDTCDGAEGAPGTRLVLEGGRLVERGAVARPRGTTIEVRDLFFNTPARRKFMRAPASEAGHVSEAVLRVALAHPEVGFTLRSAGRVALGSPAGAALRERAVAALGREAARHLLELSGERGEVRIRGVLTAPDHSEATSRALYLFVNGRYVRDRAASHAVLRAYAGTLPQGRFPAGLLFIELPLDRVDVNVHPQKLEVRFAEARAVQDALFHTVAEALRTAPWLRHRPAEAAGPSDGPGAGGATAPDGAVAVPTAAEAPALVASVLAEARALHGGPPPPLPGSNTSFAFPLPAAAGEPARAAGYFGSLRYVGQHARTYLLCEAPGGALVVIDQHASHERLLFQRLREAWRARRLPVQPLLVPEVVTLPPGPARAVEGAIDELRALGLDVEPFGGDAFAVKGAPAALGGVELTPLLVDLAQQLEQLDRGSALDQAVHDLLATMACHSAVRAHQELAPEEARSLLDGLDSVDFKARCPHGRPVVFELSLYDLERRVGRR
- a CDS encoding lysophospholipid acyltransferase family protein — translated: MAAPKTGKKRAAKKRRPAAARAPRPALGNDPFERGAAVRPAVAGAAPDRAARLGEVSTPNPTPNPTSTSTATSTATSTATGSPTASGTSAPVAATTAARRAPAPAAPHGVGAAVEAVRERLDAVEQRLESAAGGAAERLRDLARQEAAGQLARDLGQALAGLLPALRERLAGLAQLRSLLSGPGELDFFGMDRELAARAAPVLDFLYGTWWRVEVRQIEHVPSEGPVMVVANHGGALAWDALVLRMALAREHPARRDLRPLLDDPALKAPIFGSASTRLGAVPATPENALRLLGAGTAVAVFPEGSRNAGRPWTQRYRVERFGRGGFARIALRAGAAVVPCAIVGSEETSAPFARPGWLAERLGIPFLGSSASLPLAPLGVLPLPSRWSLRFGEPIPAGAADAAASEDQAQVLALTERTRASLQQLLDEDVAARRSVYL
- a CDS encoding glucose-6-phosphate isomerase; the protein is MAASAAWQRYGELLCGVPEVGLTVDPSRMGYDGAFVERTAPALARAFEAMDALEAGALANPDEGRRVGHYWLRDPARAPTPELRREIEEAARRVQAFAADVHAGRLRPPAGGRFTDLLCVGIGGSALGPMFVADALGDPARDPLRPHFLDNTDPDGFARVLGAIGPRLGQTLVVVTSKSGGTPETRNGMLAARAALDAVGLALGPQAVAITQAGSPMDELARREGWLARFPMWDWVGGRTSETSAVGLLPAALQGLDVEGLLEGARRCDEATRVHDPRRNPAAALALSWLFATGGKGGAKAMVVLPYKDRLLLFSRYLQQLVMESLGKRLDLAGRRVDQGLTVYGNKGSTDQHAYVQQLRDGADDFFAVFVRVLESGGAPAEVEPGVTAGDYLHGFLLGTRAALAEGGRGSVTITVRRVDARSVGALVALFERAVGLYASMVGVNAYHQPGVEAGKKAAAAVLALQARVVGALGPTPRTSEELAAALGEPEVETVHLLLEHLAANGRARSEGEGIGARFSAG